Genomic segment of Bacteroidia bacterium:
TCTCTTTAACATGGAGCAAAAATAACATATTGCTACCTAAGCGCCTATACCTAATAAGATTATTTCTAATTTTCAAATTTTATGATGGGCGCTGAGCATTACGTTTTTATTTAACACAGATAAATTAAAAAAGCCCGGAGGATGAGTCCGGGCTTTTTTTAATCAAAATATTAATTTGTCATTACTATTAATTTCCAGCCTTTACAAGTTGTCTGGTCACCGTTCTTCCGTCCAGCATTATCCGAACAATATAGACGCCTTCGTTTAGCTTGAGTTCATCGCTTTTCACATCGGTATGTACCTTTCCGGCAGAAAAGTTTCCGCTCAGCAAGGTGCTGATCTTGCGGCCTTGCAAGTCGAAGAGGCTGATCTCCAGGTGTGTTGTTTTCGCGAGTTCAAGAGCAATGCGGGAGTGCGCACGAAATGGGTTCGGAGTAACAGACAGCGAAACGAGCGAGGCCGGCAATGATTCCTCTATTCCCACCCAATCAATATAGACCGAATCGGTAAAGGTAGCCGAGCAGCCCTCCGCACCAGTAACCGTGAGGGAAATGATCCTCCAGCCGAGATCAATATCAAAACTGTGGGTGGGCGACATGTCGCCAGAAATTTCGCCATTACCAAAATCCCAAAGGTAGGTAGCGGCTGTGGTGTTGTTGGGTACAAAGCTTACATCACGGCCTGAAACGCTTGTGGAAAATCCTGCATCCGGCAGAGGATGAATGGTAATTTGCTTTATTACCGAATCATCACATCCGGTACCGGTTACAAACAATTTCACATCATACGTACCTGCGGTAGTAAAGGTAAATGAAGGATTCTCCTGGCTGGAGGTCTGTCCGCTGCCGAAATCCCACATATAGGAATTTCCATCTGTAGAAAGATTAGAAAATGCCACGCTTTCCCCTTCGCACAAAGCACCCGTTGTGGTAAAATCTGCCGTTGGCGGATCAATGATATCCAATGTTTGTTCGGTAGAATCAAAGCAGCCAAAGCTATTGCTCACGATAAGTTTTACGATGTAGCTGCCGGTAGACGTGTAGGTATGGCTGTCGTTTATCTGTGTTCCGGTTTGCCCGTCCCCAAATCTCCACAGGCTTGAAATGACATTCGCGCTGGTATCTGAAAAGCTGACAGGGCGATTGACGCAATTGCCGCTGATCTCCATTCCGGCTTCAGGATTTGGTGAGATCGTAACGCTACGGGATGTGCTGTCTGTGCAATTGTCCGCATTGGTTTCGATTACCGTTATACTTCCTGATCCGGTGCCTGTCCATTCAACCATTATCGTTTCAGTGTTTTGCCCACTGATGATCTGACCGCCAGCAACTTGCCAGTCATAGCTGTGTCCCGTATTGGCCGCTGTACTGTATGTAATGCTATTGCCTTCACAGATTGCAGTATCGCCCTGGATTTGTGGAGTGGGTAGAGGTGAAATGGTTACTACCGCTGAATCAATATCGAAACAGCCTGTAGAAGATATGGTCTTCTTCAGGATATAAGTGGTGGTTTGGGATGGAGAAACAATAGGCCCGGAAGCGGTAGATACAAATCCCGGAGGCTGGCTTGTCCAGCTAAAACCAAAGCCCGGTTGGAAACTAGAACCGATCTGCACAGAGGCGCCAGGACAGATGGTCCGGTCCGACCCGGCAACAGCCACAGGCCTGCTATTCACAGTAAGACTGATGGTATCGCTATTGTAACAGCCGGTAGTTGTGCGGGTAACTTCCAGTACCAAAGTAATATTTGACGTGGGAGCAACCGTGTATTCTGCTACAGAATCCAGAACAGTACCTGCCAGGTCTTTCCATTGGTATTCAAATCCACTTGCTGCGGGAGGTCCCAGCGTTGTCGAATCTCCGAGACAAATGCTGCTGTCAGCCCCTAATGCCACGGCAGGCTTTGGATTGATGAAGCGCCCGGTGAAGGTGCTGTCGTTCATGGTAATGCCATCCGTTTCTCCATTAGGCGAAGTGCTCTTCACACTGATCAACGGGGTTGTGTTACCGGCAAAATTGTAGTTGCCTATTACTGCTGTATCCGTGCTATCAGTAGGGAGGTTACCTGTCCAGTTATAAGGAGTTTGGTTGATGCCTGCCACGCGCCAGTTGATTGTAGCGCTGGTTAAAGGATCCCCGCCAAAATTCTTGATAACAACTCTCACAGGCCAGTTTCCTTCGCATATTCCATTTCCAGGATCAAGAATGGCCGTGATGCCCGCATCGTCCGCAACCAATTCAAATTCATCGGCTCCGATATCAGGATTTGTAGTATTGCGCAGATTACCGTCAATATCCGTGGTAACACCTGCAATGGGCACTCCTGCTTCCTTTAATGCAGAATTGCGCACGTGCAGATCAGTCCCGGAAATAAAAAGAGGATCCACCGCCATTGAAGATGCGTTTTTGGAGGTTCCGTTTTTCAGTGTGAACAGGCTGTTGTAAATATTACCCCAAACAGCATACTGGCTTCCTTTAGCAAATATGTTATTGTGGTCACTCGGCCCTACTTGTGAGGCTGAACTTATATTAAATACATATCCGCCTTCCATTACAATATTATTGTTGGAAAGGGTAATGTCGCTGGAGGAACTGCTGGTAGTGGCAATGCCTGCGTTATTATTAGCCGTTCCTGAAAAGTAAATGCTGTTGAAAACCACCTTATGCTCGTTCACGCCATCCAACCGAATGCCTGTACCCGAATTTTTCACAATGAAATTATTGGCCGTTATACCGGGATTAGCTGAGGAAGCATCATTCATGGATATAAGGAGACCGAGTTCTGAATTGGCGTCATAAAAATAATTGCCCATAACCCTGATCGCGCTGTCGCAATCCTGCAAGTGAAGATCGAAGTTGCCAGTACCCGGAACGCTCACATTTCTGAAAGTATTTCCCCGGACAATTACTCCGTCATTGAATTGAATATGCACCGCGCTGCTATATGCACTGTCGAAAAAATTTCCTTCTATAATGGTTCCTGTTTCGTGATCTGTTGTTGTACCTGAATACAAAATATTGTGGGTGCCAAATCTTATCCGGTTATTTCGGAATACGTTTCCAGTATCCCGATCCAGATTTGACCAGATATTCACGCCATTCGCATTGGCGGTGGATACCCGCGTGGCGATCATTTGGCAATTTGAAAAGGTATTATTATGAGAACCATTGAGAATATGCACTACCTGCGCAAAAGTATTGCTGCCAGTCCGCTCGAAAGTAATACCCCTGAAAGTAGTATAATCGGCTCCCCTTAGCTGTACAGCCGCATTATTGTTTCCTGTGGCGGTGGTGGAAGGCAGCGTTACAATCACCAGGCTGCTGTCGCCACTCTGGCTTTCGAATGTTACCGGATTTGACGATCCCATCCCTGGCAGTTGCACCAGCGTGATCTGTTCATTGTAGGTACCATCCTCTACATTAAAAGTAATGGGGCCGCATATTCCGCGGGAAGTCATTGCTGTAATTGCTTCATTGAATCCCCTGTAATCCGCGCTGGTAGAACTGCCGATAGAATATGATCCGCTCATCCCGGCAAAGCGCGTACTGGTGAGAGTATCATTACTGGGTTTCTGATCAGCCGAATTATTAGGGTCGGTTGTCCATATTTTAAATGTATAAGGTGTATTTGCAGAAAAAGCATAGCTGCCAAGGAGAATGGAGGAAGAGGAATTTCCGGGAGCCACAGAACCGGTCCAGCTATAGGAAGTTTGTGAGGTGCCATCCACGCTCCAGTCAATATCAAGACTCTTAACGGTATCAATACCATAATTTTGAAAGGTCACCCTGACATTTCTTGTTCCAGCACAAAAAGTGTGAGGACTGTCCAGATTGGAAATTCCTACATCGTTTGCAGCCGGAAAGAACTCATCAGCCCCAATATCAGGAGTGGAGGTATTGCGGATTTCCCCGTCAATATCATCCGGTACGCTGGTGTAGGGCCGGGCCTTCCCGTTCAGGTTAATGTTGGAGACATGCAAGTCTGTATTGCTAGTAAAACCGGGATCTCCATACACCGAGTTTGACCCTTTACTGGAAGCTGATTTCCAGGCGGACAGTGTATTATAATCGGTGCCACCCCAGTTTGCGAATTTTGATCCGCTGACGTAGGTGTTATTATAATCCACGGTATCAATGTCGCCTGTGTTTGTGCCCGGTACATTATAAATATAGCCTCCGCCTTTATTTACGAGACTGTTATTTATCAGGTTAACGTAAGTATTGGAATAGGTGGCATAGTGGTAATAAGCACTGCCATTTGCCAGTGAATTGGTGATAAGAATATTGTTGTAATAGAATTTCACATAGTTCACTAAGTATACTGCGAGGCCTGTACAATCGCCAGTTCCCCCATCGGCCCATATCCAGTTGTTGGTGACCATAGTCGGAGCCGAGGCAGTACTTGTGGTATTCGCAATGATCATGGCTCTTACCACCTGGCCGTTGGTTGCCATCATGTAAACTTTGTTTTTTGTAACCAACATAGAGGGCGAGCTTTCTATCCGTAAGCCATAAGAAGTATAGTGCCCCATACTCGGCCCAAAATCACCCATATTAAAAGTATTACTGATGATGCGAAGGTTGCTCTGGGAGGTCAGATAGATGCCTGCAGAGCCACTGGTGTCAATCACATTATCCTTAATAGTATTATTTGTAGCTGACTGGGTCCCGTATATGCCATTATAGCCATAGATCATTTTGTTCTGCCTGATCTCAGTGTTGTCAGCATTTCCCGTGAAATGGAATATTGAACCTATACCATATTGGAAACCCAGGCTGGAATTGCTGGGCATCCTGCGGCCCTGCATCCAGCACCGGATAAATTTATTGTAGTCCGCATCACCTGTAAGCTGGATGACCGTAGAGTTTGCATTCGTGCCGGTTCTTTCAAAGCCGATTTGCTGAAAAGTGATATAATCAGCCCCATTGAGCATCAGCACATAATCATCCGAAGTGAAGGCGGAAGAAGCATGTCTCAGCACACAAGCTGTGCTGTCTCCTCCTGCTGACTTGAAGGTGATGGTATTGGTGGAAGAGGCTCCGGTTATCGCGGTAATTTCCACCTGAGTATTGTAAACCGAATCATAAACCGTGATGGTTACAGCTCCGTTTACGCCCGGTCCCTGTGCTGTTCCGAGATCCGTCCGGCTGGCGGAAATTAAATCCCCAACGGCAGATGCCCAGTTCTGATAGTTCGTGCTGCTGGCAGATGCGGTGGGATTTATCGTATAATTTCCGCTAAGCTGCGCCTGGCTTGCAACCGGAAACATAAAAATGCCGCCCAAGGCCAAAAGAATGGTGGCGAAGAATAAGTCAGGTTTTTTCATGAGTTTGATTTATTGGATTTGAAGGGTACAAGTTATGGATTTTAGTCTTGAAAAGATGTTTACAACCTAAGAGGGAAAAACAGCATTGTTAGCTGGAAAAGGCTTTTTCTCCCGGCTTTTGTCAAAGGTGACTTCGATGCACGAGATACTTGTCTCTCTCTGCATATTGGGTAATTGCCAAAAACCAAATTATCAAAAACAAGAAATTGATTCGTACAATTACCATTGCGATTAAAAGTATCCGGATGGTTTGAAATAAATCCTAATCCTTTTATCTTTGCACTCCCAAATTTTTAAAGGTAGCGAATCATGAGAAAAGGTATTCATCCGGAAAATTACCGCCAGGTTGTATTTAAAGACATGAGTAATGGTGAGGCTTTCCTTACTTACTCCTGTGTTGACACAAGGGGAGAAACCATTGAGTGGGAAGGCCAGGAATTGCCACTTTACAAGCTGGAGATCAGCAATACATCCCACCCCTTCTTTACCGGAAAGAAAATCTTCGTTGATACTGCCGGACGGGTGGAAAAATTCAAAAACAAATACAGGAAATAAATTCAGTCTCCTAAGTTCTTATCATAAAGCTTCTCTTGGTTAATCGGGAGAAGCTTTTTACTTTTTAAGCCATGAGCAACTACATCTTAGCCGACTGGGGACGCTGGAGCGAATTCCTCCCATTTACCTACACCCGCCCTGTGGGCGCCATCAGAACGGGCATCCTCACAATCCAGGAAAAATGGAAACATTACCTTGGCGAACTTCCCTCTTTTCTGACTGAAGAATATCTCTCAAGAAAATTCACAGCACAGTGGAAGGAGATCAATGTGCTGATAAACACTTCAATACTCCCGGATGCCGCAATTGCTGCGGAACTGAAAAAGCTAAAACCTGGCAGCCTGCTCAAGAACGAAGACCAGGTGATTGCATTCTGCGGGTCACAAGCTCAGTGGCGGCAGTGGCAAGAGAATGAGCATTCTGCTGAAATTCAGACATTATCGTATACACAACCTCTCTCCTGCCTCCAGGGAATCTGGAGCATATTTTCGCTGAACAGCAAAGAGATAGAAAAGGATTTCCGCATTATTACCAAAAACAGGAAGAGCGCAGGAACAGGCAGCGATGTCCATATTATCAATCCTGAAAACATATTTATTGAGGAAGGAGCGCAACTCACTTACTGTTGCATTGATGCCTCTCAGGGCCCTGTATATATTGGCAGGGAAGCAACAGTGACGGCAGGGTCGCTGGTGCAAGGGCCATTTTCCCTGGGTGAACATTCAACGCTGAAAATGGGCGCCAAAATTTATCCCGGCACCACCATAGGACCACATTGCAAAGTAGGCGGGGAGGTGAACAACAGCGTCTTTTTCGGATTCGCAAATAAAGCGCATGACGGGTTTATAGGTAACTCAGTGATTGGTGAATGGTGCAACATCGGGGCTGACAGCAACAACAGCAACCTGAAAAACACCTATGAACCGGTCAAGATTTGGAACTACAACACCCAAAGTTTCCAGGACACCGGGCTTACTTTCTGCGGCCTCTTCCTGGGAGATCACACAAAGTGCGGCATTAATACGATGTTTAATACTGGAACAGTGGCGGGCGTCAGCAGCAACATTTTCGGGGGCGGCTTCCCGCGAACTTTTATTCCGTCCTTTAGCTGGGGAGGGCCTGCGGGTTTCTCCACATTCAAATTTGATAAAGCAATGCAGGTAGCCCGAACGGTAATGGCACGCAGAAAACTGAATCTGTCAGACGAGGATGTGAAAATATTGAAACACATTTTTGAGAACTCTGCTGAGAACAGGACGTGAGGTATGCGTTTTATCCTTTTTATTACTTAAAAAAACTACAATGCGACCCACCATTATAGCAGGCAACTGGAAAATGCACAAAACACTCGGTGAAGGAATGGAACTGGCAAAGGCCATAATTCACCAATTAAAAGAAGATGACCTTGAGGATAAACAGGTGATTTTTTGCCCACCCTTTATTCATATTACAAGCATAGCATCTCTTGCAGAAGGCCAGGCAGCAATTGCCTGCGGAGCGCAAAATTGTTCCAGCCAGGATGAGGGTGCGCTCACAGGCGAAGTATCTGCCG
This window contains:
- a CDS encoding PKD domain-containing protein → MKKPDLFFATILLALGGIFMFPVASQAQLSGNYTINPTASASSTNYQNWASAVGDLISASRTDLGTAQGPGVNGAVTITVYDSVYNTQVEITAITGASSTNTITFKSAGGDSTACVLRHASSAFTSDDYVLMLNGADYITFQQIGFERTGTNANSTVIQLTGDADYNKFIRCWMQGRRMPSNSSLGFQYGIGSIFHFTGNADNTEIRQNKMIYGYNGIYGTQSATNNTIKDNVIDTSGSAGIYLTSQSNLRIISNTFNMGDFGPSMGHYTSYGLRIESSPSMLVTKNKVYMMATNGQVVRAMIIANTTSTASAPTMVTNNWIWADGGTGDCTGLAVYLVNYVKFYYNNILITNSLANGSAYYHYATYSNTYVNLINNSLVNKGGGYIYNVPGTNTGDIDTVDYNNTYVSGSKFANWGGTDYNTLSAWKSASSKGSNSVYGDPGFTSNTDLHVSNINLNGKARPYTSVPDDIDGEIRNTSTPDIGADEFFPAANDVGISNLDSPHTFCAGTRNVRVTFQNYGIDTVKSLDIDWSVDGTSQTSYSWTGSVAPGNSSSSILLGSYAFSANTPYTFKIWTTDPNNSADQKPSNDTLTSTRFAGMSGSYSIGSSTSADYRGFNEAITAMTSRGICGPITFNVEDGTYNEQITLVQLPGMGSSNPVTFESQSGDSSLVIVTLPSTTATGNNNAAVQLRGADYTTFRGITFERTGSNTFAQVVHILNGSHNNTFSNCQMIATRVSTANANGVNIWSNLDRDTGNVFRNNRIRFGTHNILYSGTTTDHETGTIIEGNFFDSAYSSAVHIQFNDGVIVRGNTFRNVSVPGTGNFDLHLQDCDSAIRVMGNYFYDANSELGLLISMNDASSANPGITANNFIVKNSGTGIRLDGVNEHKVVFNSIYFSGTANNNAGIATTSSSSSDITLSNNNIVMEGGYVFNISSASQVGPSDHNNIFAKGSQYAVWGNIYNSLFTLKNGTSKNASSMAVDPLFISGTDLHVRNSALKEAGVPIAGVTTDIDGNLRNTTNPDIGADEFELVADDAGITAILDPGNGICEGNWPVRVVIKNFGGDPLTSATINWRVAGINQTPYNWTGNLPTDSTDTAVIGNYNFAGNTTPLISVKSTSPNGETDGITMNDSTFTGRFINPKPAVALGADSSICLGDSTTLGPPAASGFEYQWKDLAGTVLDSVAEYTVAPTSNITLVLEVTRTTTGCYNSDTISLTVNSRPVAVAGSDRTICPGASVQIGSSFQPGFGFSWTSQPPGFVSTASGPIVSPSQTTTYILKKTISSTGCFDIDSAVVTISPLPTPQIQGDTAICEGNSITYSTAANTGHSYDWQVAGGQIISGQNTETIMVEWTGTGSGSITVIETNADNCTDSTSRSVTISPNPEAGMEISGNCVNRPVSFSDTSANVISSLWRFGDGQTGTQINDSHTYTSTGSYIVKLIVSNSFGCFDSTEQTLDIIDPPTADFTTTGALCEGESVAFSNLSTDGNSYMWDFGSGQTSSQENPSFTFTTAGTYDVKLFVTGTGCDDSVIKQITIHPLPDAGFSTSVSGRDVSFVPNNTTAATYLWDFGNGEISGDMSPTHSFDIDLGWRIISLTVTGAEGCSATFTDSVYIDWVGIEESLPASLVSLSVTPNPFRAHSRIALELAKTTHLEISLFDLQGRKISTLLSGNFSAGKVHTDVKSDELKLNEGVYIVRIMLDGRTVTRQLVKAGN
- a CDS encoding type B 50S ribosomal protein L31; this encodes MRKGIHPENYRQVVFKDMSNGEAFLTYSCVDTRGETIEWEGQELPLYKLEISNTSHPFFTGKKIFVDTAGRVEKFKNKYRK
- a CDS encoding GlmU family protein gives rise to the protein MSNYILADWGRWSEFLPFTYTRPVGAIRTGILTIQEKWKHYLGELPSFLTEEYLSRKFTAQWKEINVLINTSILPDAAIAAELKKLKPGSLLKNEDQVIAFCGSQAQWRQWQENEHSAEIQTLSYTQPLSCLQGIWSIFSLNSKEIEKDFRIITKNRKSAGTGSDVHIINPENIFIEEGAQLTYCCIDASQGPVYIGREATVTAGSLVQGPFSLGEHSTLKMGAKIYPGTTIGPHCKVGGEVNNSVFFGFANKAHDGFIGNSVIGEWCNIGADSNNSNLKNTYEPVKIWNYNTQSFQDTGLTFCGLFLGDHTKCGINTMFNTGTVAGVSSNIFGGGFPRTFIPSFSWGGPAGFSTFKFDKAMQVARTVMARRKLNLSDEDVKILKHIFENSAENRT